A part of Candida albicans SC5314 chromosome 2, complete sequence genomic DNA contains:
- a CDS encoding uncharacterized protein (Protein of unknown function; flow model biofilm induced; Spider biofilm induced), which yields MNVNVDFLSQLIADASPLLHTSAEANGQFISPNPNLLTTHNNDSGVEFNSMSEFPNIDTLDFIPAAAGTGTGTGVAQQQQQQQRQFQQYLRTPKSASSPKFQLTATNFSNQTTPAFGSVATFSNNSFLPDGSDSDLLPANAQFTPITPGIVNYNTYMATQSVQPNNKFEPSLSTPNSVNGVSNSPVQFSPPTQQYPPSSSSSSSAPASTVGSTVGEKTGATIGLGVSIEPAVKHKKQPSPHQQAALHFQQQLNNEAAAKTHKHSGGSSTTKTRTQSSPEMQKLIEQQREKQQQQLLLLQKGEIPKPPELKPKRKSSCRPHKQKRRYIPEEEQYYQHQYQHQHRRIASLPLQTIPGDSPTTIEVSSPQSEVCNDNSFGCNTTSFITGGNITAEELLSNDPFEVLDDHRNNIFPEFVDLDFEDIGGVDFENSIESVDVLSLNKNSSSTNVSVQRPTLKKKKSITPGPAKIVKTLKKASSFSNGSGISGSSSPTFIINPKFQWTKSQTTEQQQRLLKKKVPYQHAHSLPDLSIQEMPVFTLSNHYSFVYENADSILQDENIEENSQTSPRKQQQLQQLQEQQSHKEVELLQNLESGLVEFKLELNKNKMS from the coding sequence ATGAATGTGAATGTCGACTTTTTATCACAATTGATTGCAGATGCTTCCCCATTGTTGCATACATCTGCTGAAGCTAATGGGCAGTTTATATcaccaaatccaaatctATTAACAACTCACAACAATGATAGTGGTGTTGAGTTTAATTCAATGTCGGAGTTTCCCAACATTGATACTTTAGATTTCATTCCTGCTGCTGCTGGTACTGGTACTGGTACTGGTGTGgctcaacaacagcaacaacaacagcgTCAATTTCAACAGTATTTGAGAACTCCAAAATCAGCTTCTAGTCctaaatttcaattgactGCTACTAATTTCTCCAATCAGACCACTCCAGCGTTTGGCTCTGTTGCCActttttccaataattctttcttACCTGATGGTAGCGACAGTGATTTACTTCCAGCCAATGCCCAATTCACACCAATTACACCGGGAATTGTCAACTACAATACATATATGGCAACTCAATCAGTGCAaccaaacaataaatttgaacCACTGTTGAGTACACCAAATTCTGTTAATGGTGTTTCTAATTCGCCGGTACAATTTTCGCCTCCTACACAACAATATcctccttcttcttcatcttcatcttctgcTCCTGCTTCAACTGTTGGTTCTACTGTTGGTGAAAAGACTGGTGCAACAATTGGTTTGGGTGTGAGTATTGAACCTGCTGTAAAGCACAAAAAACAGCCATCGCCTCATCAACAAGCTGCTTTACatttccaacaacaattgaataatgaaGCTGCAGCTAAGACACATAAGCACAGTGGCGGTAGTTCTACTACAAAGACAAGAACTCAGCTGAGTCCAGAAATGCAAAAGTTGATTGAAcaacaaagagaaaagcaacaacaacaattgctTCTATTACAAAAAGGTGAAATTCCTAAACCACCagaattgaaaccaaaGAGAAAATCCAGTTGCAGACCTCATAAACAAAAGAGAAGATATATTCCAGAAGAAGAGcaatattatcaacaccaataccaacaccaacacaGAAGAATTGCATCTCTTCCTTTGCAAACTATTCCTGGCGACTCTCCTACAACAATTGAAGTCTCTAGTCCACAACTGGAAGTATGCAATGACAATAGTTTTGGATGCAATACTACATCATTCATTACTGGTGGAAACATCACTGCCGAAGAATTGTTGAGTAATGATCCATTTGAAGTGTTGGATGATCACAGGAATAATATTTTCCcagaatttgttgatttggattttgAAGATATTGGTGGTGTTGATTTCGAAAATTCCATTGAAAGTGTTGATGTTTTAAGTTTGAACAAAAATTCAAGTTCAACGAATGTTTCTGTACAGCGTCCaacattgaaaaagaagaaatctATTACTCCAGGTCCTGCCAAAATTGTCAAGACTTTGAAAAAAGCTTCTTCATTTAGTAATGGTAGTGGTATCAGTGGCTCTTCATCTCCAACATTCATTATAAATCCAAAGTTCCAATGGACAAAGAGTCAGACTacagaacaacaacaaagattgttgaaaaaaaaagtgcCATATCAACATGCTCATTCATTACCTGATTTGAGTATTCAAGAAATGCCGGTGTTCACTTTAAGCAATCATTATCTGTTTGTTTATGAAAATGCTGATTCAATCTTACAAGATGAGAATATCGAGGAGAATTCACAAACATCTCCACGTAAACAGCAACAACTACAGCAAttacaagaacaacaatCTCATAAAGAGGTTGAGTTGTTGCAAAATCTTGAATCTGGATTGGTGGAGTTCAAACTTGAATTGAACAAGAATAAAATGagttga
- a CDS encoding uncharacterized protein (Ortholog of C. parapsilosis CDC317 : CPAR2_407330, Candida tenuis NRRL Y-1498 : CANTEDRAFT_114646, Debaryomyces hansenii CBS767 : DEHA2B05654g and Pichia stipitis Pignal : PICST_44644), translated as MAGTLFPDKQFEKFNVAREKMGHYFRFKPRSVFFNIIWMGIIPVGLFYVAYGNEGKVSITDRFRKKPILAKDYVPRSKQE; from the coding sequence ATGGCAGGTACATTATTCCCAGATAagcaatttgaaaaattcaatgtTGCTAGAGAAAAGATGGGTCATTATTTTAGATTCAAACCTCGTTCAGTATTCTTCAATATAATATGGATGGGTATAATACCAGTAGGATTATTTTATGTTGCCTATGGAAATGAAGGTAAAGTTAGTATTACTGATagatttagaaaaaaaccaattttGGCTAAAGATTATGTTCCAAGAAGTAAACAAGAATAA
- a CDS encoding uncharacterized protein (Putative monooxygenase; mutation confers hypersensitivity to toxic ergosterol analog; constitutive expression independent of MTL or white-opaque status): protein MTISPNKRQKRDSSSPKKHLILNAFDMMCPSLQTAGLWSHPEDKSRDYNTIEYWTNLAKLLEKGKFNALFIADVLGGYDVYNGPRNLTAAAKSGAQWPINDPHAIVPAMAAVTENLSFAITSSTVSESPYHFSRRLATLDHLTKGRIGWNIVSSYLDSAARNLLNGGPLPEHDERYVKAQEFVEVVYQLFLSSWADDAVKFDRKTRVFTDPERIREINYKGEHFIVPGPSITEPTPQRLPVILQAGASKKGLEYAAKNAEAAFINGMTPEALKVKIDQLKKLVKQHGRNPDDVKVLSLVTVIVAPTHEEAIAKYEEYKYYSDPEGAQALFGGWTGIDLGKYDYDEPLDQVESNAVRSFVESWTKPVPGEDPNTKKTRATVVNQLQIGGSGILIVGDPEEVTEELIRWHEISGVDGFNFTYAVTPGSFEDLVEYVIPLLQEKGYAQKEYPTNENGKPLTYRESIYGAGNGFLKPDHPAYNLRWKSEESKEEFEEKLQKTLKEKFGKT from the coding sequence ATGACAATTAGTCCTAATAAAAGACAAAAACGTGATTCTTCATCACCTAAAAAACACCTCATCCTCAATGCATTTGATATGATGTGTCCATCACTTCAAACTGCAGGATTATGGAGTCATCCTGAAGATAAATCTCGAGATTATAATACCATTGAATATTGGACTAATTTAGCtaaattattggaaaaGGGAAAATTCAATGCTCTTTTCATTGCTGATGTTTTAGGTGGTTATGATGTTTATAATGGACCTCGTAATTTAACTGCTGCTGCTAAATCTGGAGCTCAATGGCCAATTAATGATCCTCATGCAATTGTTCCTGCTATGGCTGCCGTTACagaaaatttatcatttgcTATTACTTCAAGTACTGTTAGTGAATCACCTTATCATTTTAGTCGTCGATTAGCCACGTTAGATCATTTAACCAAAGGTAGAATTGGTTGGAATATTGTTTCATCATATTTGGATTCTGCAGCAAGAAATTTACTCAATGGCGGTCCATTACCTGAGCATGATGAACGATATGTTAAAGCTcaagaatttgttgaagttgtatatcaattatttttgtcTTCATGGGCTGATGATGCCGTTAAATTTGATAGGAAAACAAGAGTTTTCACTGATCCGGAAAGAATTAGAGAAATTAATTATAAGGGAGAACATTTTATTGTTCCTGGACCTAGTATTACTGAACCAACTCCACAAAGATTGCCAGTTATTTTACAAGCTGGTGCTTCCAAAAAAGGTTTAGAATATGCTGCTAAAAACGCTGAAGCAGCGTTTATTAATGGTATGACCCCGGAAGCACTAAAAGtcaaaattgatcaattgaaaaaattggtgaaaCAACATGGTAGAAACCCCGATGATGTTAAAGTTTTATCATTAGTTACCGTGATTGTTGCTCCTACTCATGAAGAAGCCATTGCTAAATATgaagaatataaatattattcTGATCCTGAAGGTGCACAAGCTCTTTTTGGAGGTTGGACAGGAATCGATTTAGGGAAAtatgattatgatgaaCCATTAGATCAAGTTGAAAGTAATGCTGTAAGAAGTTTTGTTGAAAGTTGGACAAAACCGGTACCTGGTGAAGATCCcaacacaaaaaaaactagaGCTACTGTGGttaatcaattacaaattgGTGGATCAGGGATTTTAATTGTTGGTGATCCCGAAGAAGTTACTGAAGAATTAATTCGTTGGCATGAAATCTCTGGTGTTGATGGATTCAATTTCACTTATGCTGTCACACCAGGTAGTTTTGAAGATTTGGTTGAATATGTCATTCCATTACTTCAAGAAAAAGGTTATGCTCAAAAGGAATATCCAACTAATGAAAATGGTAAACCTCTTACATATAGAGAAAGTATTTATGGTGCTGGTAATGGGTTTTTAAAACCTGATCATCCTGCTTATAATTTAAGATGGAAATCTGAAGAAtctaaagaagaatttgaagaaaagtTACAAAAGactttgaaagaaaaatttggaaaaactTAG
- a CDS encoding uncharacterized protein (Protein with predicted peptidase domains; Hap43-repressed gene), whose translation MTNSIDSLTIKQGRLIETIHETANWGAKGVWGLESTQTGVCRLALSDLDKKVRDWFVQETEKLGCQVKIDEMGNIFAIYPGKNQGPPIGIGSHLDTQPNGGRYDGILGVLSGLEVLRTLKDNNYTPNYPIAVIDWTNEEGARFPTSMISSGVWAGKIPLETAWSLKSLDVNPVSMKHELERIGYNGDVKASYLENPLACHFELHIEQGPVLENEKKKIGVVTGVQAFEWNLVTVTGKSSHAGTTPMNTRSDAIMMASKIILMAIEVASREGGLATVGTLDLEPRSVNVIPNIVKFSLDVRHVKDDKLEKIMNEIKTKAAEIAQTNINSSFAKPLTVEFQNLITSPAINFNQTNIDTVRKSALQLFKENEIRDIVSGAGHDSCFTSSRVPTSMIFIPSKDGVSHTPEEYSSPEEVENGFQVLLRSVLLYDEMRGK comes from the coding sequence ATGACAAATTCGATTGACTCTTTAACAATTAAACAAGGAAGGTTAATAGAAACCATCCATGAGACTGCCAATTGGGGAGCTAAAGGTGTTTGGGGACTTGAATCAACCCAAACAGGTGTTTGTCGATTAGCTTTATCTGATTTAGATAAAAAAGTTAGAGATTGGTTTGTTCAagaaactgaaaaattggGATGTCAAGTGAAAATCGATGAAATGGGGAATATTTTTGCCATTTATCCAGGTAAAAACCAAGGTCCGCcaattggaattggttCACATTTAGATACTCAACCTAATGGTGGTAGGTATGATGGGATTTTGGGTGTTTTGCTGGGGTTAGAAGTATTGAGAACTTTAaaagataataattatacCCCCAACTATCCTATTGCCGTAATTGATTGGACTAATGAAGAAGGTGCAAGATTCCCAACAAGTATGATATCTTCAGGGGTTTGGGCTGGGAAAATCCCGTTGGAAACTGCATGGTCGCTCAAATCATTAGATGTCAACCCAGTGTCAATGAAACACGAATTAGAAAGAATTGGTTACAATGGGGATGTTAAAGCATCGTATTTGGAAAATCCATTGGCTTGTCATTTTGAACTTCATATTGAACAAGGGCCAGTGTtggaaaatgaaaagaaaaaaattggtgtAGTGACTGGTGTTCAAGCATTTGAATGGAATTTGGTAACTGTAACTGGTAAATCTTCTCATGCCGGTACTACTCCTATGAATACTAGATCAGATGCTATAATGATGGCATCCAAAATCATATTAATGGCCATAGAAGTTGCTTCTCGAGAAGGTGGGTTGGCTACAGTGGGGACATTGGATTTGGAACCTAGATCAGTTAATGTAATTCCTaatattgttaaattttctttagATGTTAGACATGTTAAAGATGATAAATTGgagaaaataatgaatgaaatcaaaactaaAGCAGCTGAAATTGCTCAAACCAAtataaattcttcttttgctAAACCATTAACTGttgaatttcaaaacttgATCACTTCACCAGCAATCAACTttaatcaaacaaatatCGATACGGTTCGGAAATCTGCTTTGCAACTTTtcaaagaaaatgaaattagaGATATTGTTAGTGGTGCAGGACATGATTCTTGTTTCACTAGTTCTAGAGTTCCTACATCAATGATCTTCATTCCTTCTAAAGATGGGGTTTCTCATACTCCCGAGGAATATTCTTCACCGgaagaagttgaaaatGGATTTCAAGTATTACTAAGATCAGTTTTATTGTATGATGAAATGAGAGGAAAATAA
- the MTW1 gene encoding MIND complex subunit (Kinetochore component; amount of Nuf2p and Mtw1p protein detected at each centromere is consistent with a single kinetochore microtubule attachment site): MSDKTLDERTTAILTEHLEFAPLTLIDDVINAVNEIMYKGTTAIETYLKEQKQLMKNGIFTKVTEDEIEIGMGKLESLLESTIDKNFDKFELYCLRNIFNIPKDLIPYIQLSHQQGIEFKSDNVEQKREFDQQIKNLQLKIMQELQLRKILKLQLVKVQKLIKVLIAIDNDFKKIDFASGGGGNEESIRILKNLQPIDETLYFLISQIKNLINQIEQLSNKVNTNLKTQKFIPNLRDKFIDGRTFRVLQQTGIWKDLEKNDIKISVQGNDNNNNNNNNNNNTLTDLQNQDDIDMIIPEQDDIDVDAIKNINAQI; this comes from the coding sequence ATGTCAGATAAAACTTTAGACGAACGTACTACAGCAATTCTTACTGAACATTTAGAATTTGCTCCCTTGACACTTATTGATGACGTGATCAATGCGGTGAATGAAATCATGTACAAGGGAACAACAGCTATTGAAACATATttaaaagaacaaaaacaattaatgaaaaatggGATATTTACCAAAGTTactgaagatgaaataGAAATTGGTATGGGGAAATTAGaatcattattagaatCGACTATAGATAagaattttgataaatttgaattatattgtttaagaaatattttcaatatacCTAAAGATCTAATACCATATATACAGTTAAGCCATCAACAaggaattgaatttaaaagtgataatgttgaacaaaaacgtgaatttgatcaacaaattaaaaatttacaattgaaaatcatgCAAGAATTACAACTTCGAAAAATCTTAAAATTACAACTTGTCAAAGTccaaaaattaattaaagtaTTAATAGccattgataatgatttcaagaaaatagattttgctagtggtggtggtggtaatgaagaatcaataagaattttgaaaaatcttcaacctattgatgaaacattatattttttaattagtcaaattaaaaatctaataaatcaaattgaacaattatcaaataaagttaataccaatttgaaaactcaAAAATTTATACCCAATTTGCGTGATAAATTCATTGATGGTAGAACATTTAGAGTTTTACAACAAACGGGGATTTGGaaagatttggaaaaaaatgatATCAAGATTCTGGTGCAGGGAaatgacaataataataataataataataataataataatacctTAACagatttacaaaatcaagACGACATTGATATGATAATACCAGAACAAGACGATATAGATGTGGATGCaataaagaatataaatgctcaaatttaa
- a CDS encoding uncharacterized protein (Has domain(s) with predicted oxidoreductase activity, acting on paired donors, with incorporation or reduction of molecular oxygen, 2-oxoglutarate as one donor, and incorporation of one atom each of oxygen into both donors activity), producing MPVAKDKYNLRPFKEAPLSTSPIKPIELEAVDLSLYKDGAGNLPIRQKLATQIEKSLSTYGFIMVTNHGFPHDKLEFLKSLAQGILEVPLESQKPYLAGALKSDLEDRSISLGAERGAGYKPKKYWSMRNGVEDSIIHYNFNNMQHPSFFQGSGNANNNNQYPPIVQDHLSQVAEYYRYLHNDVLRKLCNLTDIVLELPEGFIWDNYYKVTPNDYENSGGGAGRFMLYEGMDPQDREKVGDTWLRGHSDSGGFTFITSQPILSLQIRDYFTGEWNYVGHTPDGLIVNIGDAMEFITGGYFKSSIHRVVGPPDDQKEFRRLVLIYFCKPKSTCILDPEPLQSPKLNRLGIGKPKEWEKIDFAAWNNEKSRLFGKKNVNDTQSEEPKLVLLYGRLHERWHQAETDFSLEEAEKKFQVIKLT from the coding sequence ATGCCGGTAGCTAAAGacaaatataatttaaGACCATTTAAAGAAGCTCCCTTATCAACATCTCCCATCAAACCAATAGAATTAGAAGCGGTTGATTTATCACTTTATAAAGATGGTGCTGGGAATTTACCAATTAGACAAAAATTAGCAactcaaattgaaaaatctcTTTCAACATATGGTTTTATCATGGTTACAAATCATGGATTTCCTCATGATAAATTGGAATTTCTTAAATCATTAGCTCAAGGGATTTTAGAAGTTCCTCTTGAAAGTCAAAAACCATATTTGGCAGGAGCGTTAAAATCTGATTTAGAAGATcgatcaatttcattaggTGCTGAAAGAGGTGCTGGTTATAAACCTAAAAAATATTGGTCAATGAGAAATGGAGTTGAAGATTCAATTATTcattataattttaataatatgcAACATCCACTGTTTTTCCAAGGATCAGGTAAtgccaataataataatcaatatccTCCTATAGTGCAAGACCATTTATCACAAGTTGCGGAATATTATCGATATTTACATAATGATGTATTAAGGAAACTTTGTAATTTAACTGATATTGTTTTAGAACTTCCAGAAGGTTTCATTTGGgacaattattataaagTTACACCTaatgattatgaaaattctggtggtggtgctggTCGATTCATGTTATATGAAGGTATGGATCCTCAAGATCGTGAAAAAGTCGGTGATACATGGTTAAGGGGTCATTCCGATAGTGGAGGATTCACATTTATTACGTCTCAACCAATTCTTTCATTACAAATTCGAGATTATTTCACTGGTGAATGGAATTATGTTGGCCATACTCCAGATGGATTGATTGTTAATATTGGTGATGCCATGGAATTTATCACGGGTGgatatttcaaatcttcTATTCATAGAGTTGTTGGTCCACCAGATGATCAAAAAGAATTCCGTCGATTAGTATTGATCTATTTTTGTAAACCTAAATCAACTTGTATTTTGGATCCAGAACCTTTACAATCACCTAAGTTGAATCGTTTAGGTATTGGTAAACCTAAAGAATgggaaaaaattgattttgctgCTTggaataatgaaaaatcacGTTTATTTGGTAAGAAAAATGTTAATGATACTCAATCTGAAGAACCAAAATTAGTTTTACTTTATGGAAGATTACATGAAAGATGGCATCAAGCAGAAACTGATTTTAGTTTAGAAGAAGCCgagaaaaaatttcaagtcATTAAATTAACCTAA